The Lycium ferocissimum isolate CSIRO_LF1 chromosome 8, AGI_CSIRO_Lferr_CH_V1, whole genome shotgun sequence DNA segment ATGGAATGGAATCCCTTGAAGCAAATGTTCTCGGCAACCTCCCACTTCCTGATTTTACAGTGGATACGATGATTGAACTGTTTAAAAAGAAAGGCCTGAATGAAGAGGATTTGGTAGTCCTAATTGGTGCCCACTCCATTGGAGTAGCCCATTGTTTCAGCTTCCTTTACAGATTGGATACTCCGCAGAAGGCTGCTTTGGTAGATACAAGGCTCGCTGGAGTTATGAGATTCACATGTACAAACCCAATGAGTACAATAGCTTTTGATACCACCACACAGTACAAGATGGATTCCATTTACTACAAGCAGCTGGCGGGGAAGAGAGGATTACTTGAATCAGATGTGCTTTTGAGTGAAGATCCCAGAACAAAGGACTATATCCAGAAGTTTGGCGAAGATGAAATGGGCTGGTTCAATAAGTTGGGCAAGGCCATGAACAAGTTGGCTTCAATACAAGTGCTCACAGGAGACCAGGGGCAGATCAGGAAACAATGCCGGGCTGTCAACTGAAAACTGGATATAAGTCTCTAACATGCATCAAAATATTGAATTGGTTCTTCACTTCTTATCTTctccacccccccacccccccccctctcccccccccccccctcttaaTTTACCAAGTTTTACTTTGAAGCTCATAGGACTAATATAACATACAGATGGAGCATGAGAGGTGTAGGTTGCTCATCTGCAACAAATTAAACATTATGTACAAAGCAAATTTTTGTCTGAAATGAAATCACAATTTTGTACTTTTCCATTCTACTTGAGATAGCTAATCGAATTGCTTCAAACTGACAATGCAGGGAAAAAGCGTCCTGTACAAATTACAACTGCTTGCTTTGttttgatgtagtttatgagcaAATTGCGAAACAAAATGAAAGGAACTCCCGCGTTTGAAGAAGTAAAAGGAAACCAAgctatgatttgtgtatatgtcaACCTCTTGGTGCAGCTACAGTACTGTATTATCTCCCAATTCACGGAAGATTTTATCAACTTTGACTAGCATATCTGTCAATATCAGGAATTATTCGGATTAGTACTCTAAATCAGTGAAACCAGATCTGCATGTGTCTGCTTCATTAAACCGTGAGTTATTGTATTTACAACTTGTGTAGAAATTACTTAGGAACAATTTTTACCATGGTCTAAATAGTGGTCAACTTCAAGAATAGTGATTTGAAGGCTTTCCGATCCAGTAAAAGGAAGTaataattaagttaaaaaaaacaaaaaaaaggaagaactaTCAAAGTGATGTGCATGCTCCACCATCAAAACCTGGAAATGGGGCATTAGTATTTAAAGACATACCTAGGAATGAAGAGTCCTCTAGATATTTCTGCAAGACAATCAAGCAGGTGGATCATGCAATGTAACACAGTTCACTCTAAGTATGAGCCAGCCAGCcatttaaaattttcagaaaGCAGAATGTTAGTTGATCGAAACAGAAATAATACCGCAATTTGGTCTTTAAGGTCAACCTCCTTCGTCATACTTGACTGTGCAGCAGCTGCGATCGTTAACAATTATTAATGGTGTTAGTTTTGATCAGAAAGTAGAGAACTTCATGACAAGTTAACTGATGTGAACCACCTTGATCAACTTCAGGGCAGCAGTTCATCAAGAAGGATGTGAAACTGGGAGGAAAAGCTGAAACAATATCCTCAGCTTCGCGACTTAGTTTCATTTCCTCTGTATGCAAATCTTGAGAAAATTCAGGTGCCAAGGTCAGGGGCATATGATGAGGAGTAGAGTCACCTGAAGCTGCACATCCCCATCCTATGTTGTCCCTGAGAAAATCATACCTTCAGTAAATTATACTTTAATAACGTAAAATGGTATGTTCAACACATCTTGAGATGGGAGGATGCGTCACCAGTGTGAAGCTCCATCCAAAGGAATAAACTCAGATTGAGAAGATAATACTGAATCAAAGTCATCACATCGAAGAGCTTGAGGGCTTGCATTGTCCAACTTTTCCTAAGAATGTCACATATGAAAAGCATGGGAAGGAAGAAAGCTGTATATTTTTTACGAAACAAAACCCACTGTCTGAAAAAAACTCAAGATAAAGCAACTCAGAGCGATTTAAGtacctttaaaacattcatGAAATTTTCTATCTCGTAGATTGTCAAAAACCGCAGGACAAATTTCTGAATCTGCAAAAACAAAAGGCCAATTGAAGTCTACATTTATGGGGTTATCCGTAGAACCTTCACACATAATTCCCGGTATAAGGATTAGGAGATAAGAAGCCTCGACCATCATCATATCCACTTTGAGCTGTCCAATATGACAAAGCCTCAATAGAATAATATCCTAAATTTGCAAGTTAAAGCACACATTACAGCTAGGAAGCTTGAGTGAACATTTGGACGCCTATAACAGTTTCGTGAACTGAACTGCCCAGGATATGTGCTTGACTACTTTCTGAAGAACTGTCTATTATCTTAAGTACCAAATGGTAGAGAGCTTGGATAAAATGCAATACTCAAGTTACAGAGTCTAAATCTGAGATGGTTCAAATTCTAAAGCGAAGGATATCACCACTCCCATGTTATTGTATTGAAACTTCAAGTTATGCACCTAAAGAGACCTGCTGAGGAAAATTATCTTACTAGAATAACTAATAGACGTGGTAAACTAGCTAATTCAAGTTTATTCCATGCAATACTTCACAAATATTTGCCTTTCTCCTTTGCTTTTTTTTAACTTCATCCATTGCTCACTTCACTTCTTTGAGGTTTTACTTCTCTATAGCACTTTCATCTTAATGCTATTCTTAATCTCATTATTTCTCTACAGTATAATTTTCCTAGAAAGAAGAAGTTTCAGCTGAAATGAATAGGGGTTTAAAGACTTAAAACTCGCTATGACTTCAAGAAGGCTTATGCTCACCTGGCCAACAGAATCCCTATAACTAACGAGGACAGCTCTACTTCCCCTTGCTGGAAAACCAGATACACATGAGACCTGAGGCCACGAGAACATCAACCGTGAAATGTAATGCTCTTCCTGCAAGAAGTAAATAATCAAACCAGAAAAAAGTCAGAAGCATGGGACTTCTCTGTCAGCTTCTCAGGCAGAAAACTTGCTACTGTCACATTGTTTTAAGAGTTTAGGAACCACAGCAAGTGACATCCTTTTGCTTGCAGAACTATGAGACGGCTATGAAAAAGCAGAACTGATGATGCACAAGACTAATGCTCGTGCTCTGTGTGAAAAGCTCTTCAAGCTGTGTAAGACCAGTTTATCTCACAAGGTGCAACAACTATGTCACATCTTATGCTACCAAACAGAGAACTAGTTACCAAGAAATCACTAGGCCACCATTGTGTAAGGAAAAACTGGCATTGCTTCCGGATTTCTCTGTGCCCGTGATATTTTCAGGATCAGCTATAAGACCCGTTTGGAATAATTTTCCACTctatttgaaaatcagtgtttgatcatgaaaattttaaatccaacttgaagttgtctttcaaatttggaaaacagCTTATAACATGTTTTCCaactcacttttcacttttaaagTTGTATTTAAGTATATTGAAGCACCAACACtattccaaatattctttgaaaaGGGTATCCCCACTcacaacttcatcttcaactccaagcccataaattccaaataaagtgaaaaatatttagaatCTATGATAAATTTCCCTCCTGGGAAAAGACACCTTGTTGGTTTGCCGATAATGACACGAAGAAATTGCTTTGATTAAAGCAATTGCGGTGATTATCTTGGCCACTTTTAAACAAATCCAGAACACAACTTTTGCATTCAAAAAAATCAATACCAGTTCTCCAACACAGTTAAAGTGAGATCACTCAGTGTAAACAATTTCAAGCAAAAATTGACTCTGCAACACTAAGCTACATgaagttttaaaaaaacaatcaaCCATAAATATCACAACCATGGAAAATAACATTGGAACTCGAAAATTATGCATGTTTATTTTCGAATTAAACTAGATCCTTCAGAATTCATCAAATCATAAGATCTGAGAATCAACAAATTCAAACTAAAATTAGCTTCTGCTATATTAACTAAAAgctttcattaatttttttttttaaaaaaatttgcatCATAAATTCACAATCAGCAACAACTAACATTCAAATTCAGAAGTCATGCCTTTTCATTTCGATTTCAACATCATCAGCAAACACATTCTATCAATCCAAAAAAGAAACACGAAAACAAAACTAAAGCAGCgagaatgatatgaaatcataaaatcaaGTATTTCCAAACTAAATCTAACTATGAAATCAAAGTCACATcaaattgaaacaaaatttCACTTCACAAAGTTCACAATCAAtggaaaataaaattcaaattgtAATTTATACGTTTTCTAATCCAACTTCATCCTTGAGTAACTCAGTCGACAAATATATCAATCCAAAAGGAGAATCGTAAACTTAACTGTAAATCACAGCCAcatcaaattaaaacaaaaaattacatCACAAATTCAcaaacagtaaaaaaaaaaaaatgacattcaAATTGTAATATGTAGCGTTTTCTGATTCAAATTCATCAGTCAGCCGACAAATATATCAATGCAAAAAGGAGAATAGTAAGTGCTCACAAGGATTCTGTCACAGACAGCGAGGACGAGGATGAAACAGCGACAATCAGATCAAATCATAAAATCACTTATTAAACTTGACTATGAAATTCAAAGCCACATCAAgttgaaaacaaaaatttaacaTCAGAAATTCACAAACAGgggaaaataacattaaaattgTAATTTGTACGTTTATATGAATGGAAAAAGGAGAATTCTCACAAGGATTCGATGACGGAGAGAGAGGACGAGAATGAAACCCCCAAAGGTATTGGTGCTACGGAGTTTGAGAGAAAGGAGAGAGGAAGATGAGATCCATTTGCCGCCTTTACGGAGAGAGACCAGAGACGAGTACTGAGGAGGAAAAGCTGGACACTGAATGAAACGAGCGTATTCAACTTCCCACTCCTCCTTTGTTACGCTCGTCATTGACATTGATGACGCTATTGGTGCTGCCCCTGAATATTCTGATCCCgccattttttcaaaattctacTTTCCACTTCTTTGTTGCTTGCACCATATACCAAGGGGCTTTATAAGCTTACAATTTTAGATTGTGCTGAAAGCAACACTATTATGTTGCGTTGGATTTTCAGATGAAGAAGCTACCATCAAAATCCAATTCAAATAAGCTCGTATTGGATTTTTTTAAGTTCGGTTTTGGGTTAATGTGTTCGGATTTTCGGTTTCAACTTTTGAGGCTTTAAGACAAGCTTATTAGTAACAAAATTCACGTGCCTAGTTACCAAGTTACGTgtcttagtataatatgagaCCGAATAATAGCAAAGAGTTGTTACCGCTGAACCAAAAGGTATCAAGTCAAATAGTTTAGTTCTACATTATTCCTTATGTTTCATTGGAAGCTGCCTTATTCTTAAAGTAGTGAATTAAACTACtacctccgtctcaaaatattttttcctattttacccttgtattAATTAGCAACATTAAAGAGGTTCTCATTATTGATGGAGTAAACATTTATTGAGAAGAGATTAAatgatgaaatatgttaagggtaaaatagtcaaattaCTACCCTTATAAATGCTTTCTTAATGGGCGTGTAAATGAAAAGtacgacaaatattttgagacggagggagtacaactTTACAAACTCtattatatttaatttggtagaaaattttatattgaaattaaaattataatggGCAGGGCCATGAGGTACTAATCTATTGGACCTATGGAGTAATTAGTATTGAGCACATATATTATAATGGGTAGGGCTAATATAAGGTATAAAATTTCGAATTTTTGGATATCCATAACTCCGAAGTACTAAATCCAATATCCAATCCGaaattccaaaattttaaaaataaaatttaaagtcCAATCCATAATCAAAAAATCCAAACTATTCTATCCAAAGAATTCAGAATTCGGGTTGGCCCAAACTATGCCCACCTTATTATTAATATTCACCTCATCTCAATCTATGTGACATAGTTgaaatttcgagagtcaatcaAGTTTTTCTTTGACCGATTTGcctttcaaatattttaagttggtaattattgtgatttatagtacCTTTTACGTAGTTTCTAAAAATATaagttttatttcaaaaataaaataaaataaagcttCCATGACCAAATTCCAATCAAAATTTAGAAACTTGAAACTCGAAATTCCAAccgtgccacataaattgagacaaagagagtattatttttattctaaaaaaaaaaaagataaaagaaagaaagtacagATGTGCAACCTTTTAAAGATTACTTTTCCCCTTTCAAATTATTTATGCTTtgacaaaatttaaaatgtaatttaagaagaattataatttaaaatatcttttatataatttttgagttttaaattttaaaatattgagttaatttaatttaattttaaaaattagttGAATGAACTttcgaaaaaggaaaaagcgacacttattttgaaacggAAGGAATAATGTTTAAAAGACCTTTTACCTTGACCAATGATTTTTCAATGCATGTGtgcttacaagttattatacccCATTCACTAAACTAAAGATTCTATATTTTGTATTCTTCTATAATTCAAGTTAACTAAAGGTGTATTCGGCATGGAATACATTTTTCAATAagtgatttatttatttaattttctaaTGTTTGGTAAGTAAATATAAATTTAGTCAAACATTATTATGGTGGAGTTAGATGGAGCGTTGAGGGTGAGAGGAAGACGAAGAATACATTTAGCGCAcataaatgatgaaaaaagccTATAGGGAACCAAATTCAACTAGAAATACGATAAAAGAGATTGTTATGATAAATTCattaaaagaaagaagaatctTTGCTGtattataaatttttaataGTTCACTTCCTCAAAATTTTAAGATGCGAATTAATGAAACTATTATAGCAAAACAACGCCATTGTAGGGTGCCAAAATAGTACTTCCCTCAGTCCCTCAAATCCCTTTTAAGTGATTTTTAAAGAGTTGACACACTCTTAAGAAAGTcaattaataatattaattaaGTGAGTtactttatttaagaaaaaaacattTATCTATCCTTCAAAACttgttaacactttgtttaATCATTTATTAGATAAGTGTAATCCTTAACAGAAAAAAAACATTGTTACCTCTTAGTTTCTtaaaaaacacttattttaaaccaaataaaaaagtttaaaaattaCTTAAAAGGGATCCGAAAGAGTGTGTAAAAAATTACTCcgtacttattttgaaccaaataaaaaaggttaaaaattaCTTAAAAGGGACCGAAAGAGTATATTGCATTGGTGACTCTCCTACTATAGGGGCTGTTGAGAAGTTTCTAAGAtcaaattggaatttcaaagtAAAACCTCAGATTTTCTTCCACAGTGATGACCATTGTTATCGGATTCAGTACTATGGAAGAAAAACAGGAGCTACTACATTCAGGTCCACAATCCCTTGGAAGTAAGCTAGTAGTTATGAAGTCCTGGACCTCAAATTTCAATGTTTATGATTAAGTGCTTCAAATTGTGCCATTGTGGGTGCAACTGCCCAATCTAGCTCCCTCTTAATTGTTGGGGCATGAAGTCCTTAAGCAATATAGGTTAGGGAGTACTCTTGGAACCTTTTTGTTTGCTGATCAGAGACGGACCAACGTGGAAGGATCGGAGTGCACGTTCACTCCCACCCTTcagaaaaaattatgtatatatatatgtgtgtatataccttgaacaattaatatatatttaattgtgcGGCTCTAACAAACGAAAGTGTTTTTGGGGCAAAAGACGTTGGTTGCAAACCATCGCTTCCCTTACGTCACCCCCGATCGAACCGAATgtcaattttaattattttttgagcctatttttaggaaaacaataaAGTTAAATGAGCTCGCCTGCATTCAAACACTATGACTGTCACACACGTATTGCATAGCCTTAGCCACTTTGTTAGCCATCTCTTTCATTTGCTTCACCgtgattaaatttatttattacacatatttgacctatatacttgtattttTGTCATTCTTGCTTTGTGGACCGGTCCGACACAAGATTATCCTCAAATACTATTAAAATTTTTTGTTGGCGTTTATGTTAAGATAATAGTCTTGCATGTCATCTTAAAATCACAGTCGTCGCTGTTCTTGATGACTGTACAACAAACATGGCCAGGATCTTTTTTGCAAGGATTTTAGTGAAAATGGATGTAACAAGACAAGTCCAAAAGAGTTATTAAGCTACAAATACTTTTATGTGTGCAACTAActaaagttcttttttttttttttttttaactgtaaATATACACTAAGTTACTAcaggaaaaagggaaagaaactTCAACAGTGCAAAATGAAGTTTTTTGCACGGATTACCTTTAAAcgcactagtctttaattttgtccctcatatatgtggtctttcatttttatctttgttGCTGCATTTAATGAATATATCCAAACCTGCTTCGCTCGGCATTAGTTATGTAGTATTTATCTTTGAAAACTGAAGTTTTGCCTCGCCCGGCACAAGTTCGGTGGCAATTAAGTTTATGCGCATAAGTTGTGTATTAACTTTCAgattatgttgagtgttgaaagtttCTTGTGTTCGGCATAACTTAGGCtattatgatacatatgccgaGCGAAATGTAAACTTTGCCGATTAAAATCTATACTTTTGCCGCGCCAAAAGTgctgaaggacaaaaattaaggcCCACAAATTTGAAgtgccaaaaaattaaaaaccacccgGAAATAGGGATATTTGGGCGAATGATCCGTTCACAATTCAGTAAACACTGATACGGGCTTATAAGATAATTGCATTTAGAAGTCTTTTAGGCTCTTGAACATTGCGGAAGTTGAGGCCCCATCCCAATAGCTAACCTCTtacaaaccaaaattaacacCTTGGGTTGGGCCTAATAAAATCCAACAAAGTTGAAGTTCAATTAAATGCAAGCACTTGTAACAGTGCCAGTCGCTGTAATGGTTACCACATGCAGCCCACATTCGACctattatttaatttccttttgtCTTTATATACACGCACCCCAaatttcaattcaatttttttatttgaatataattttttaatcatGATTGTGAAGTTTTTGGCCTTTTTTCTTTATAGTTGAAAAAACTTATGTTGTCGTTGGCAAAATGAGggcgatatgtatatatcaagAACCAAAACCACAACTCTAAAGTTTGAAGCAGCACCACGATTTGCTTTATCTCCAAACTTGTGATTCAATATGTTGCAAAAATCTAATGTTCAGATTAATCCAATCTACCGATTGTTCAGTGGCTGTGGTTTCACCTTGGAATTTATGTCTTGACACTTGGCCACATATAcacaaataataatatataattatccCCCATTTGCctcacacataaaaaaaaagaattgcacTTCTTATTTTCACATCACCAGACTGACTTCTGAGTTCTGAACAAGGCTTCACACAACACTTGGCTCTAACTGTAAGTGATCCCCCTTTTCTAGTGCTTATTAAAGttgtttttttcatttatttaaaatataaccCATTTCATGAAACTTAATTAAAAAGAGTCAACTTGGATTCTATAAGGGAGAGTCCAATACTTTTAAACTTGGTAACaaattttatgctttatttgaTAAATGGGTATCTGAAGattttgtttatgtttgtgATTCTGCATATTCTTTGTGTGTTATAATGATTTTTAATTGGATCCAAAAATAATGCTTACGTACAAATATTTTATCTTTCTTCTGCTATGTATGATGGAgtttttttgtcatctttcttGATTTCCTACTGTTACGAATATGTGATTGACATCTCAGTCGTTCATATCCTATACTTATGCATAACGCAGCTTTTGTTTAGGTGATTTTCTTGGCTAGCATTTGTTTACTTCAACAATTTGTTATATTCTATCTTTTTTAAATAACGGCGGTGTTGAGGCCAGTTTGCATGCACCTTGACTATTCCACCGgatacctgctacctcccactaGCAGGCACAGCcataatttgaaatttatgggtTGAGGACTTTAGCCTTTTTAAGTTGttgggttctaaattaataactTGTACATATATTCAATGGAATTTTTAAGCCAAATACATGGTTTGGACCAAACTACTAGGTTCAGGAGGGGCGGAGCCAAGTAGGTGGAAGGGGTTCATCCAAACCCCCTTTGGcaaaaaattaatatacaaggttaaaattattttttatgtatatatagtagatgttgaatcaACCTGGTTTTTTTCGtctgtttacttttttatattttgaacccgcTTATTGAAAATCCCACCACTGGGTTAGGGCGAACCCGTGCCCACTAGCATATATACCGGGTAACTGCTCACAGAGGCTTTTGCAACTACTTTATTAACTACTAGGTCACACACTTGGCTGCGAGTTTGTTAAATTCTACAAACGGTCTTTGTTATGATTACTGTCAATGCAGATTTTGATTTGGGTGTATGTGGTCACGTACATTGTTGATTTTCTAGTTCCCAGCTCATACTatttacagttttttttttttttttcaatttctaatGTTGCTAAAATCACAAGCATGACCTTACTGATAGATTGTCCAAATCACGTTATATGCAATTGGATTGCCACTTTTCTTGTGCATAATATGTTTGATTGCGTTTGGGGGTTTTATATATGGAAGTTGTGGTTTTATAATCAATGAACTGAGCATTCTGGTCGGCACAGTAGCAAGTGATTTGCTTAATCTTCTTAtactttctgtttttttttccgCCATTACATTTTGTTGCTTTCCAGTCATTGTTCCTTCTTAGTGCTTATAGTTTCTTCATataattgtagattttgagccaAGCAGCTAGACTGCGAGTACGGGCATCACTTTGCTTGGAACTTGAACTAAGGGAAAACTCTAATTTCTTATAATGTCTAAGCCATTAGACTATGATAATCTGAATGAAAATGTCAAGAAGACCCAATATGCTGTCAGAGGGGAGCTGTACCTTCGAGCTTCTGAGCTTCAGAAGGAAGGAAAAAAGGTATAAGTTGTCAAATACTCCGTAGTTCTTGTTTTTTCCTGTTAGAGATTTTGCCTGGTGACATTTTATAGCTTGTCATGTACTGATAGGGACTAGATACTTTTAAAATAGATATTATTGTCCATTTACCCTCGTTGAGTCACTCATAGTTCAATATTCCAGCATGCACTAGGAATGTTGTCTATCAGACCTTTATAATCATGAAATTATAGGCAAAATTTACGCAGTTTGCAAGATTTGAAGCATTGAAGGAGTCATCCGTATAGAGCCTAGATTGTTACCAAAACCTGTTTGAATCTATGAACATGCATAAGAATTTACAATTCCTCATCTAAATAATCATGAGAAAGTACATGCTCTTCTGATGTGATGCCACAAttgaacaatttatacaataatAGTGATTAATCTATTCCAGAGTTCTATGACCAGGAAGAATTTTGTAAATCCTAATGTTCTGTGGAATCGTTTGAATGAAGACCATGTAATTCATTCCAAGCTCGTTTATACTATCTCATTATTCTTCTTATTCTGCAGATCATCTTCACAAATGTTGGTAACCCCCATGCCCTTGGACAGAAGCCACTGACATTTCCACGCCAGGTTTGTTGCAGTTGCTGAATGCCTGTTTTTAAGATGCTTGAGGTTTGGTACATGTAAAAACATTGGACTATATATTTCAGGTCATTGCTCTGTGTCAAGCTCCATTTTTACTGGATGATCCAAATGTGGGACTCATATTCCCCGCTGATGCAATTGCAAGGG contains these protein-coding regions:
- the LOC132067168 gene encoding protein POOR HOMOLOGOUS SYNAPSIS 1; its protein translation is MAGSEYSGAAPIASSMSMTSVTKEEWEVEYARFIQCPAFPPQYSSLVSLRKGGKWISSSSLLSLKLRSTNTFGGFILVLSLRHRILEEHYISRLMFSWPQVSCVSGFPARGSRAVLVSYRDSVGQIQKFVLRFLTIYEIENFMNVLKEKLDNASPQALRCDDFDSVLSSQSEFIPLDGASHWDNIGWGCAASGDSTPHHMPLTLAPEFSQDLHTEEMKLSREAEDIVSAFPPSFTSFLMNCCPEVDQAAAQSSMTKEVDLKDQIAKYLEDSSFLDMLVKVDKIFRELGDNTVL